A stretch of Nonomuraea africana DNA encodes these proteins:
- a CDS encoding LysR substrate-binding domain-containing protein — MFPISEPAPTLAQLRAFLAVADHLHFREAATQLRMSQPALSASVSALEEILDTQLLERTTRRVLLTPAGERVAVHATRVLAAVDDLIGEVARNREPFSGPAHLGVIPTVAPYVLPALLPMFARRFPHLKLTVHEAKTETIVEEVREGRLDLVLLALPTETSGLVEEPLYDEDFLLALPEGHPLAADDGPLSRGALKGLDIVLLNQGHCLREQAIDVCREVGARATATTYATSLPTLVQLVAGGLGVTLLPESAVPVEKGKRVRLALRRFAHPAPGRTIGLAYRASSARATEYAQLAKAVRGAIRQRKLPVKVVS, encoded by the coding sequence GTGTTTCCTATCAGTGAGCCCGCTCCCACCCTGGCCCAGCTGCGCGCATTCCTCGCTGTAGCCGACCATCTCCACTTCAGGGAAGCGGCCACCCAGCTCCGGATGAGCCAGCCGGCGCTGTCGGCGTCGGTCTCGGCGCTGGAGGAGATCCTCGACACCCAGCTGCTCGAGCGGACCACCCGCAGGGTGCTGCTGACGCCCGCGGGCGAGCGGGTGGCCGTGCACGCCACCCGCGTGCTCGCCGCGGTCGACGACCTCATCGGGGAGGTGGCGCGCAACCGCGAGCCGTTCAGCGGGCCCGCGCACCTCGGGGTGATCCCGACGGTCGCGCCGTACGTGCTGCCCGCGCTGCTGCCGATGTTCGCCAGGCGCTTCCCGCACCTGAAGCTGACCGTGCACGAGGCCAAGACCGAGACGATCGTGGAGGAGGTCCGCGAGGGCCGGCTCGACCTGGTGCTGCTGGCGCTGCCGACCGAGACGAGCGGGCTGGTGGAGGAGCCGCTGTACGACGAGGACTTCCTGCTGGCGCTGCCCGAGGGGCATCCCCTGGCCGCCGACGACGGGCCGCTGAGCAGGGGCGCGCTGAAGGGGCTCGACATCGTGCTGCTGAACCAGGGCCACTGCCTGCGCGAGCAGGCGATCGACGTGTGCAGGGAGGTGGGCGCGCGGGCCACCGCGACCACCTACGCCACCAGCCTGCCGACGCTGGTGCAGCTGGTGGCGGGCGGGCTGGGGGTGACCCTGCTGCCCGAGTCGGCGGTGCCGGTGGAGAAGGGCAAGAGGGTACGGCTGGCGCTGCGCCGTTTCGCCCATCCCGCCCCCGGGCGGACGATCGGCCTGGCCTACCGGGCGAGCTCGGCGCGGGCGACCGAGTACGCGCAGCTGGCCAAGGCCGTCCGCGGGGCCATCAGGCAGCGGAAGCTGCCGGTGAAGGTGGTCTCCTGA
- a CDS encoding pyridoxal phosphate-dependent aminotransferase codes for MSDPLVSRMRQFGTTIFAEMSALAVRTGSINLGQGFPDTDGPASMLDRAVEAIRSGVNQYPPGPGLPQLRQAVSEHRSGHYGLSYDPDGEVLVTVGATEAIAAAVLALCDQGDEVIAFEPYYDSYAASIALAGARLAAVTLRPVEGRFTFDPDELRAAVTPRTRAILVNSPHNPTGTVFTAEELAVIAELCKERGLIAITDEVYEHLTFDGVAHVPLATLPGMRERTVMISSAGKTFSVTGWKTGWVCAPPELTRAVQTVKQFLTFTAGGPWQLAVAHGLREELAWVAELRAALQSKRDRLMSGLSGAGFEVLKPSGTYFVQTDIRPLGFTDGLELTRRLPELAGVVAIPTQVFYDHPERGRHFVRFAFCKKDEVIDEAVTRLKRLG; via the coding sequence GTGAGCGATCCCCTTGTTTCCCGAATGCGACAGTTCGGCACCACCATCTTCGCCGAGATGAGCGCGCTGGCCGTACGGACCGGATCGATCAATCTCGGGCAGGGCTTCCCTGACACCGACGGTCCCGCCTCGATGCTCGACCGCGCGGTGGAGGCGATCAGGTCGGGCGTCAACCAGTACCCGCCGGGGCCCGGCCTGCCGCAGCTGCGGCAGGCGGTGTCCGAGCACAGGAGCGGGCACTACGGGCTGTCCTACGATCCCGACGGTGAGGTGCTGGTCACCGTGGGGGCGACCGAGGCGATCGCGGCGGCCGTGCTCGCCCTGTGCGACCAGGGCGACGAGGTGATCGCCTTCGAGCCCTACTACGACTCCTACGCCGCCTCCATCGCGCTGGCGGGGGCCAGGCTCGCCGCGGTCACGCTGCGCCCCGTGGAAGGCCGCTTCACCTTCGACCCCGACGAGCTGCGCGCCGCCGTCACGCCGCGGACCAGGGCGATCCTCGTCAACTCCCCGCACAACCCGACGGGCACCGTCTTCACCGCCGAGGAGCTGGCGGTCATCGCCGAGCTGTGCAAGGAGCGCGGCCTGATCGCGATCACCGACGAGGTGTACGAGCACCTCACCTTCGACGGCGTCGCGCACGTCCCGCTCGCCACGCTGCCGGGCATGCGCGAGCGGACCGTGATGATCTCCTCGGCGGGCAAGACGTTCTCCGTCACGGGGTGGAAGACCGGCTGGGTGTGCGCGCCGCCCGAGCTGACGCGGGCGGTGCAGACCGTCAAGCAGTTCCTGACCTTCACCGCGGGCGGGCCGTGGCAGCTGGCCGTCGCCCATGGCCTTCGCGAGGAGCTGGCCTGGGTGGCCGAGCTGCGCGCGGCGCTGCAGAGCAAGCGCGACCGGCTCATGAGCGGGCTGTCGGGGGCGGGCTTCGAGGTGCTGAAGCCGTCGGGCACCTATTTCGTGCAGACCGACATCAGGCCGCTGGGCTTCACCGACGGGCTCGAGCTGACCAGGCGGCTGCCCGAGCTGGCCGGGGTGGTGGCGATCCCGACCCAGGTCTTCTACGACCACCCCGAGCGGGGGCGGCACTTCGTCAGGTTCGCCTTCTGCAAGAAGGACGAGGTCATCGACGAGGCGGTGACCAGGCTCAAGCGGCTCGGCTGA
- a CDS encoding peroxiredoxin produces the protein MLTVGDKFPEYELTACVDLDPDKAFAEINHKSYEGKWRVVFFWPKDFTFVCPTEIAEFGRLNDDFADRDAQVLGVSVDSEYVHHAWRKDHEDLRDLPFPMLSDIKRELSSELGVLGEDGVAQRATFIVDPNNEIQFAMVTAGSVGRNVKEVLRVLDALQSDELCPCNWNKGEKGLDAKALLGA, from the coding sequence GTGCTCACCGTTGGTGACAAGTTCCCCGAGTACGAGCTCACCGCCTGTGTCGACCTCGACCCGGACAAGGCGTTCGCGGAGATCAACCACAAGTCCTACGAGGGCAAGTGGCGCGTGGTGTTCTTCTGGCCGAAGGACTTCACGTTCGTCTGTCCCACCGAGATCGCCGAGTTCGGCCGTCTCAACGACGACTTCGCCGACCGTGACGCCCAGGTCCTGGGTGTCTCCGTCGACTCCGAGTACGTCCACCACGCCTGGCGCAAGGACCACGAGGACCTGCGCGACCTGCCGTTCCCGATGCTGAGCGACATCAAGCGCGAGCTGTCGTCCGAGCTCGGCGTCCTCGGCGAGGACGGCGTCGCCCAGCGCGCCACCTTCATCGTGGACCCCAACAACGAGATCCAGTTCGCGATGGTCACCGCCGGCTCGGTCGGCCGCAACGTCAAGGAGGTCCTGCGGGTCCTCGACGCGCTGCAGTCCGACGAGCTGTGCCCCTGCAACTGGAACAAGGGCGAGAAGGGCCTCGACGCGAAGGCGCTGCTGGGCGCATGA
- a CDS encoding DUF418 domain-containing protein — MTRIRELDALRGFAVCGIMLVNTWQHHQGPKGEWWIDTFFQGRFYPIFSLLFGISFVLVLRGSSRWVLLRRLLWLLLFGLVQHTWYEGEVLTDYALFGLGVLLPASFLSAGWPILVLGMAALGWATWMGGGILLIPGLFLIGMALMELRPGRRWLLPGFAVSAAVSAVLTWVYPIMDQWWIYVVAGLAGAAAYSTAILFLRPRWLEPMGRMALTNYVAGTVVIVLTGPMRWPVLAVTGVTLLAQALFSWWWLSRFRYGPLEWVWRMLTWWKPVGNRLVRS; from the coding sequence GTGACGCGCATCAGAGAGCTCGACGCGCTCCGCGGCTTCGCGGTGTGCGGGATCATGCTGGTCAACACCTGGCAGCACCACCAGGGGCCCAAGGGCGAGTGGTGGATCGACACCTTCTTCCAGGGCCGCTTCTACCCGATCTTCTCGTTGCTGTTCGGCATCAGCTTCGTGCTGGTGCTGCGCGGCTCCTCGCGGTGGGTGCTGCTGCGCAGGCTGCTGTGGCTGCTGCTGTTCGGGCTGGTCCAGCACACCTGGTACGAGGGCGAGGTGCTGACCGACTACGCGCTGTTCGGGCTCGGCGTGCTGCTGCCCGCCTCGTTCCTGTCGGCCGGGTGGCCGATCCTGGTGCTCGGCATGGCGGCGCTCGGGTGGGCGACCTGGATGGGCGGCGGCATCCTGCTCATCCCTGGGCTCTTCCTGATCGGCATGGCGCTGATGGAGCTGCGGCCCGGCCGTCGCTGGCTGCTGCCGGGGTTCGCGGTGTCGGCGGCCGTCTCGGCGGTGCTCACCTGGGTCTATCCGATCATGGACCAGTGGTGGATCTACGTGGTCGCGGGGCTGGCGGGCGCGGCGGCGTACTCCACGGCGATCCTGTTCCTGCGGCCGCGCTGGCTGGAGCCGATGGGCAGGATGGCGCTGACCAACTACGTCGCCGGCACGGTGGTCATCGTGCTGACCGGCCCGATGCGCTGGCCGGTGCTGGCGGTGACCGGAGTGACGCTGCTGGCGCAGGCGCTGTTCAGCTGGTGGTGGTTGTCGCGGTTCAGGTACGGCCCGCTCGAATGGGTGTGGCGGATGCTCACCTGGTGGAAGCCGGTGGGGAACAGGCTCGTCCGGTCCTGA
- a CDS encoding carboxymuconolactone decarboxylase family protein: MSVDNLKAALPDYAKDTKLNLGSVTTTSSLTDQQLWGAALACAMATRSPRVIAEIADEAAGNLSDEALKAAKAAASIMAMNNVYYRATHLIGDEQYSTMPARLRMTVIGNPGVDKVDFELWCLAVSAVNGCGRCLESHEQVLRGAGMPREQIQEALRIAAVINATAATLEAEAALVTV, encoded by the coding sequence ATGAGCGTTGACAACCTGAAGGCGGCGCTGCCCGACTACGCCAAGGACACCAAGCTCAACCTGGGCTCGGTCACGACGACGTCGTCGCTGACCGACCAGCAGCTGTGGGGCGCGGCGCTGGCGTGCGCGATGGCCACCAGGTCGCCGCGGGTCATCGCCGAGATCGCCGACGAGGCCGCCGGGAACCTGTCGGACGAGGCGCTCAAGGCCGCCAAGGCGGCCGCCTCGATCATGGCGATGAACAACGTGTACTACCGGGCCACGCACCTCATCGGCGACGAGCAGTACAGCACGATGCCGGCCAGGCTGCGCATGACCGTCATCGGCAACCCCGGCGTCGACAAGGTCGACTTCGAGCTGTGGTGCCTCGCGGTCTCCGCGGTCAACGGCTGCGGCCGCTGCCTGGAGTCGCACGAGCAGGTGCTGCGCGGCGCGGGCATGCCGCGCGAGCAGATCCAGGAGGCGCTGCGGATCGCCGCGGTGATCAACGCGACGGCCGCGACCCTCGAGGCCGAGGCCGCCCTCGTGACGGTCTGA
- a CDS encoding TetR/AcrR family transcriptional regulator: MEEVRLRDRHATRQRIMAAARDLFAEHGYDQVTMRIIAARAEANLSLINRYFGSKRELFAEVIAQQGRFPGVLDEAGGDLPRALAEYVADRLTSPGDSVLVATLARSAPSAEIQEILRERIRTAILEPLRERLPGDDAELRAALATALIMGSAQLRRVFGPAGEWRREAVVERLTQVFRACLC; the protein is encoded by the coding sequence GTGGAAGAGGTACGGCTGCGCGACAGGCACGCCACCAGGCAGCGCATCATGGCGGCGGCCAGGGACCTGTTCGCCGAGCACGGCTACGACCAGGTGACGATGCGCATCATCGCGGCGCGGGCGGAGGCGAACCTCTCCCTGATCAACCGCTACTTCGGCAGCAAGCGGGAGCTGTTCGCCGAGGTCATCGCCCAGCAGGGCCGCTTTCCCGGCGTGCTCGACGAGGCGGGCGGCGACCTGCCGAGAGCGCTGGCCGAGTACGTCGCCGACCGGCTGACCTCGCCGGGCGACAGTGTGCTGGTGGCCACTTTGGCGCGTTCCGCGCCGAGCGCGGAGATCCAGGAGATCCTCCGCGAGCGCATCCGCACCGCGATACTGGAGCCCCTGCGCGAGCGCCTGCCCGGCGACGACGCCGAGCTGCGCGCCGCCCTCGCCACCGCGCTGATCATGGGCAGCGCCCAGCTCCGCAGGGTCTTCGGCCCGGCCGGCGAATGGCGGCGAGAGGCGGTCGTCGAGCGTCTCACCCAGGTCTTCCGCGCCTGCCTCTGCTGA
- a CDS encoding alpha/beta fold hydrolase: protein MITRVALALALVSAPLTVAPPPLESRACPVEVPEGTRCGFLVVPERRDEPRKTVRVGYAVHRSKDPAGDPVVYMSGGPGSASIQLTGYLAALFPDRDVVALEQRGSRFSKPTLGCPETVAAMLDRLRAPAADVAEGARDCRERHQQAGVDLRGYTTKEIAADVVDLRKALGYRTWNLFGVSYSTRVMVDAAAADPGGTRALVLDSFLPQEVSWYGDADRNLSDTVTALGIGDRFEAMVRRLNTDPAEVPTTDPLTGRTFTARLTGDDVATVLAEGLHDASVIAAAPALVDALAEGHDELLRPLADQTGPGLTSHEFGLYHAVQCQDEATFPEKSRLFTVNADKAVCAAWQLPVSTPTKATTKAPVLVLGGQYDPTTPPRTARPAAERLPGARFVEFAGVGHAVFLSNRCGARTIAAFLADPEGWTQPCDPSRRGLPPVRPGDLHVTGAPYQAMTAPWLAAPLALFVLASLAQLAGGAVRGRALTAFAGLTGLAFTGLAADAVWGMMKVNETALAVGVPRVLEPYGWVAVGSAVLTAAAFARARTIPNILATVVAAGFLVWWWSWFL, encoded by the coding sequence GTGATCACCCGGGTCGCCCTCGCCCTCGCCCTCGTGTCCGCCCCCTTGACGGTGGCTCCGCCGCCGCTGGAGAGCAGGGCGTGCCCGGTCGAGGTGCCCGAAGGAACCAGGTGCGGCTTCCTGGTGGTGCCCGAGCGGCGCGACGAGCCGAGGAAGACCGTCAGGGTGGGCTACGCCGTCCACCGGTCGAAGGACCCCGCGGGCGACCCTGTGGTGTACATGAGCGGCGGGCCAGGCTCGGCCTCCATCCAGCTCACCGGCTACCTGGCGGCGCTCTTCCCCGACCGTGACGTCGTGGCCCTCGAACAGCGCGGCAGCAGGTTCTCCAAGCCCACCCTCGGCTGCCCCGAGACCGTGGCGGCGATGCTCGACCGGCTGCGCGCCCCCGCCGCCGACGTGGCCGAGGGCGCGCGCGACTGCCGCGAGCGCCATCAGCAGGCGGGTGTCGACCTGCGCGGGTACACCACCAAGGAGATCGCCGCCGACGTCGTGGACCTGCGGAAGGCACTCGGCTACCGCACGTGGAACCTGTTCGGGGTCAGCTACTCCACGAGAGTCATGGTGGACGCGGCCGCCGCCGATCCCGGTGGCACCCGCGCGCTGGTGCTCGACTCGTTCCTGCCGCAGGAGGTCTCCTGGTACGGCGACGCCGACCGCAACCTGAGCGACACGGTGACCGCGCTGGGGATCGGCGACAGGTTCGAGGCGATGGTCAGGCGGCTCAACACCGACCCCGCCGAGGTGCCGACCACCGACCCGCTGACCGGCAGGACGTTCACCGCCAGGCTGACCGGCGACGACGTGGCGACGGTGCTGGCCGAGGGGCTGCACGACGCGAGCGTGATCGCCGCGGCTCCCGCGCTGGTCGACGCGCTCGCCGAGGGGCACGACGAGCTGCTGCGCCCGCTCGCCGACCAGACCGGCCCGGGCCTGACCTCCCACGAGTTCGGGCTCTACCACGCCGTCCAGTGCCAGGACGAAGCCACATTCCCCGAAAAATCGCGACTCTTCACTGTGAACGCCGATAAAGCGGTATGCGCGGCGTGGCAGCTGCCCGTCTCCACACCCACAAAGGCCACCACGAAGGCGCCCGTGCTGGTGCTGGGCGGCCAGTACGACCCGACCACGCCGCCCAGGACCGCCAGGCCCGCCGCGGAACGGCTGCCCGGCGCCCGCTTCGTGGAGTTCGCCGGTGTGGGCCACGCGGTGTTCCTCTCGAACCGGTGCGGCGCCCGCACCATCGCCGCCTTCCTGGCCGACCCCGAGGGGTGGACTCAGCCCTGCGACCCCTCCCGGCGCGGCCTCCCCCCGGTACGGCCGGGCGACCTGCACGTCACCGGCGCCCCCTACCAGGCGATGACCGCCCCGTGGCTGGCCGCGCCGCTGGCGCTGTTCGTGCTGGCGAGCCTGGCCCAGCTGGCCGGCGGCGCCGTCAGGGGCCGGGCGCTGACCGCCTTCGCGGGACTGACGGGCCTGGCGTTCACCGGTCTGGCCGCCGACGCGGTGTGGGGGATGATGAAGGTGAACGAGACCGCGCTGGCCGTCGGCGTGCCACGGGTGCTGGAGCCGTACGGGTGGGTCGCGGTGGGCTCCGCGGTTCTCACCGCGGCGGCCTTCGCGCGCGCCCGTACAATCCCCAACATCCTGGCCACGGTCGTCGCGGCGGGGTTCCTCGTATGGTGGTGGTCCTGGTTCCTGTGA